A single window of Camelus dromedarius isolate mCamDro1 chromosome 20, mCamDro1.pat, whole genome shotgun sequence DNA harbors:
- the CHRAC1 gene encoding chromatin accessibility complex protein 1 isoform X3: MADGVAGRDKCGEQRLVSLPLSRIRVIMKSSPEVSSINQEALVLTAKATELFVQYLATYSYRHGSGKEKKALTYSDLSNTAEESETFQFLAGTKSCCCGTSCVHHSQKSLR; encoded by the exons ATGGCGGACGGGGTCGCGGGCAGAGACAAGTGCGGGGAGCAGCGACTCGTGTCGCTGCCTCTGTCCCGTATCCGGGTCATCATGAAGAGCTCCCCCGAGGTGTCCAGCATCAACCAGGAGGCGCTGGTGCTCACGGCCAAGGCCACG gaACTCTTTGTTCAGTATCTAGCCACCTATTCCTACAGACATggcagtggaaaagaaaagaaagcactcACTTACAGTGATCTATCAAATACTGCAGAAGAGTCGGAAACTTTCCAGTTTCTTGCAG GAACGAAGAGTTGCTGTTGCGGAACAAGCTGTGTGCACCACAGTCAAAAGAGCTTGAGGTGA
- the CHRAC1 gene encoding chromatin accessibility complex protein 1 isoform X2, whose amino-acid sequence MADGVAGRDKCGEQRLVSLPLSRIRVIMKSSPEVSSINQEALVLTAKATELFVQYLATYSYRHGSGKEKKALTYSDLSNTAEESETFQFLAEPSSTLCSFPAEREHTVPLP is encoded by the exons ATGGCGGACGGGGTCGCGGGCAGAGACAAGTGCGGGGAGCAGCGACTCGTGTCGCTGCCTCTGTCCCGTATCCGGGTCATCATGAAGAGCTCCCCCGAGGTGTCCAGCATCAACCAGGAGGCGCTGGTGCTCACGGCCAAGGCCACG gaACTCTTTGTTCAGTATCTAGCCACCTATTCCTACAGACATggcagtggaaaagaaaagaaagcactcACTTACAGTGATCTATCAAATACTGCAGAAGAGTCGGAAACTTTCCAGTTTCTTGCAG AGCCTTCGAGCACACTGTGTTCTTTCCCGGCAGAGAGAGAGCACACTGTACCTCTGCCATAA
- the CHRAC1 gene encoding chromatin accessibility complex protein 1 isoform X1 produces the protein MADGVAGRDKCGEQRLVSLPLSRIRVIMKSSPEVSSINQEALVLTAKATELFVQYLATYSYRHGSGKEKKALTYSDLSNTAEESETFQFLADILPKKILASKYLKMLKEKREDDQEEEKDESDADEAES, from the exons ATGGCGGACGGGGTCGCGGGCAGAGACAAGTGCGGGGAGCAGCGACTCGTGTCGCTGCCTCTGTCCCGTATCCGGGTCATCATGAAGAGCTCCCCCGAGGTGTCCAGCATCAACCAGGAGGCGCTGGTGCTCACGGCCAAGGCCACG gaACTCTTTGTTCAGTATCTAGCCACCTATTCCTACAGACATggcagtggaaaagaaaagaaagcactcACTTACAGTGATCTATCAAATACTGCAGAAGAGTCGGAAACTTTCCAGTTTCTTGCAG ATATATTACCAAAGAAGATTTTAGCTAGTAAATATCTGAAAATGCttaaagagaagagggaagacgaccaggaggaggagaaggatgagAGTGACGCTGACGAAGCAGAATCCTAA